In Solidesulfovibrio sp., one DNA window encodes the following:
- a CDS encoding CidA/LrgA family protein, with product MRIVKYLGQLGILWGVYLAGQWLTEALALPVPANVVGVVLLFALLCLGLVKLTYVAETADFLLRHLVFFFIPIAVGLMDWGGVFYQYGLVLLAAVVVSSVLPFFAVGFLTLFLHRRRA from the coding sequence ATGCGTATTGTGAAGTATCTGGGACAGCTGGGTATCCTGTGGGGCGTGTATCTCGCTGGACAGTGGCTCACCGAGGCTCTGGCCCTGCCTGTGCCGGCCAACGTCGTCGGCGTGGTGCTGCTGTTTGCCCTGCTCTGTCTGGGCTTGGTCAAGCTGACCTATGTGGCCGAGACAGCGGACTTCTTGCTGCGCCATCTGGTTTTTTTCTTCATTCCCATTGCCGTGGGACTCATGGACTGGGGTGGGGTCTTTTACCAGTATGGGCTGGTATTGCTGGCCGCCGTGGTGGTCAGTTCGGTGCTGCCATTTTTTGCGGTGGGATTTTTGACCCTGTTTCTGCACCGCAGGAGAGCCTGA
- a CDS encoding LrgB family protein — MDNPLLLASFIALTVATYLACRRLYLTVNHPLLNVVALSAGIVIAVLVACDQPYTVYAPARNVMTALLGPATVGLAVPLYRHRALLRSHGLAILASVGLGAFLAMLSAGLIASMGGLPREVVVSILPKGVSIPFAVEISRLYQGIPALSAAFVVATGTLGSLFGGWLLSRVGIGHPVARGLALGTVSHAQGTATALMEGEQQGAMAGLAMILAGIFTAGFAPLVVRLLGLL, encoded by the coding sequence ATGGACAACCCGCTTCTGCTGGCAAGCTTTATTGCCCTGACCGTGGCCACGTATCTGGCCTGCCGGCGGCTTTATCTTACGGTCAACCACCCGTTGCTCAATGTCGTGGCCTTAAGCGCCGGCATCGTCATTGCGGTGCTGGTCGCCTGCGATCAGCCCTACACCGTCTACGCCCCGGCCCGCAACGTCATGACCGCGCTGCTCGGCCCGGCCACGGTCGGTCTGGCCGTGCCGCTCTATCGCCACCGCGCGCTCCTGCGCAGCCACGGGCTGGCCATTCTGGCCAGCGTGGGGCTTGGGGCCTTTCTGGCCATGCTGTCGGCCGGGTTGATCGCCAGTATGGGGGGGCTGCCCCGGGAGGTGGTGGTCTCCATCCTGCCCAAGGGCGTCTCCATTCCCTTTGCCGTGGAAATTTCCCGTCTCTATCAGGGGATACCGGCGCTGAGCGCCGCTTTTGTGGTGGCAACCGGCACCTTGGGATCGCTTTTCGGCGGTTGGTTGCTAAGCCGCGTCGGCATCGGCCACCCCGTGGCCCGGGGGCTGGCCCTGGGTACGGTGTCCCATGCCCAGGGCACGGCCACGGCGCTCATGGAAGGCGAGCAGCAGGGGGCCATGGCCGGGCTGGCCATGATTTTGGCAGGCATTTTCACGGCGGGATTTGCGCCGCTGGTGGTGCGCCTGCTCGGCCTGCTCTAA